Proteins from a single region of Palaemon carinicauda isolate YSFRI2023 chromosome 1, ASM3689809v2, whole genome shotgun sequence:
- the LOC137650697 gene encoding prokineticin Bm8-d-like — MKNQVKSCKRGVAALMVMALVFGLTPSTEAVPKRVANRMVPSWWATARNTCWSGSDCDFGQCCARPMLSSKAYCMPLRERGEVCDASPLMLDINNGVYFSDCPCLPDLTCASLSNKSKAQCVDLRTLEIDYRRLAALPLPNENH, encoded by the exons ATGAAGAATCAG GTTAAGTCTTGCAAAAGGGGCGTTGCAGCTCTTATGGTCATGGCTCTCGTGTTCGGACTGACCCCTAGCACAGAGGCTGTGCCAAAACGCGTTGCAAATAGGATGGTTCCCAGCTGGTGGGCAACTG CACGAAACACCTGTTGGTCCGGTTCGGACTGCGATTTTGGCCAGTGCTGTGCTCGACCCATGTTGTCTTCAAAGGCATACTGCATGCCCCTCAGAGAAAGGGGTGAAGTGTGTGACGCTTCCCCACTGATGCTAGATATTAACAATGGG GTATACTTCAGCGACTGCCCCTGCCTTCCCGACCTGACCTGCGCATCACTGAGCAACAAATCTAAGGCCCAGTGCGTTGACCTCCGAACCCTGGAGATTGATTACAGAAGACTGGCAGCTCTTCCCCTCCCAAATGAAAACCACTAG